From Procambarus clarkii isolate CNS0578487 chromosome 65, FALCON_Pclarkii_2.0, whole genome shotgun sequence, one genomic window encodes:
- the LOC123771002 gene encoding F-box/LRR-repeat protein 20 isoform X6, with protein MTNPTSKWKDPSRIYRLRRLDLSYLRTVGPPILVRLIPSLTQVTVLNLSMTETVDQVLELIGRHCPEIRELDISNTPITEAGLIRLSYDAEKDRPMCQKLTKLSITGCVITAKPVSFLLQYIPTLREIDFDDIFEVFGVMKEWGLTLENIDDCEKYHLRILNSTNVYVDPDNIHIAITLCPYATNFTLSNAFVENEVLYKVMTMEYLTHLRITNSEGLTLNFQEGILPVLTVKGHQLISLLLANFTNVDVAAIGESCPRLQNLALSAIGVYEDIVYPREHHFTQLRNLEVWSSLTVESCNTIILRQLLCYSKNLRNLLVKCTDALSDKLLFDIWRENDMRHLSRLTIDTCPNVTASAIHHLLDMTNKLTLIRLWGCFFITKDDDIKFQKRIKQENCDLYLEWYCWDG; from the exons CGCCTCCGTCGGCTGGACCTGTCTTATCTGAGGACCGTGGGACCCCCGATTCTCGTCCGCCTCATTCCCAGCCTCACTCAAGTCACAGTGCTTAACCTCAGCATGACAGAGACCGTCGACCAG GTCCTGGAACTTATCGGCCGCCACTGCCCGGAGATAAGAGAGCTGGACATCTCCAACACCCCCATCACAGAGGCAGGACTCATTCGCTTGTCCTACGACGCTGAGAAAGACCGCCCCATGTGCCAAAAGCTGACCAAGCTTAGCATCACCGGCTGTGTCATCACTGCCAAGCCCGTCAGCTTCCTCCTTCAGTACATCCCCACGCTCAGAGAGATCGACTTCGACGATATCTTCGAG GTGTTTGGGGTAATGAAGGAGTGGGGCCTCACCCTGGAAAACATCGACGACTGCGAGAAGTACCACCTCCGCATCCTCAACTCCACCAACGTGTACGTCGACCCTGACAACATACACATCGCCATCACCCTCTGTCCCTACGCCACG AACTTCACTCTGAGCAACGCGTTTGTGGAGAACGAGGTGTTGTATAAGGTGATGACGATGGAATACCTGACTCACCTGAGAATCACTAACTCTGAAGGTCTAACACTGAACTTCCAGGAGGGCATCTTACCTGTCCTTACTGTCAAGGGCCATCAACTTATCTCCCTCCTCCTGGCTAACTTCACCAACGTGGATGTTGCCG CTATCGGTGAGAGTTGTCCCAGACTGCAGAACCTGGCGCTGAGTGCCATAGGAGTTTACGAGGATATCGTCTACCCGCGAGAACATCACTTCACACAGCTCAGGAACCTTGAG GTATGGTCGAGCCTGACGGTGGAGTCGTGCAACACCATCATCCTGCGCCAGCTGCTCTGCTATTCCAAAAACCTCCGTAACCTTCTCGTCAAGTGCACGGACGCGCTCTCCGACAAGCTCCTCTTCGACATATGGCGG GAGAACGACATGCGTCATCTGTCTCGACTTACGATTGACACTTGCCCCAACGTGACAGCCTCGGCCATCCACCACTTGCTTGACATGACCAACAAGCTCACGCTCATCCGCCTCTGGGGCTGCTTCTTCATCACCAAGGACGACGACATCAAGTTCCAGAAGCGCATCAAGCAGGAGAATTGTGACTTATACCTAGAGTGGTACTGCTGGGATGGATGA